One genomic segment of Komagataella phaffii GS115 chromosome 4, complete sequence includes these proteins:
- a CDS encoding F-box protein involved in recycling plasma membrane proteins internalized by endocytosis — protein sequence MADLLSGSLLENSDLLVLHSTRPLNMIPLVVIKLVSRNLPDVKDVLNFSIINRQVYNLVMKDEVLWINFLKRIRIWKNGKVETSEIVDDLLLSMKISVGNPSLAFQQFKVCYTMYKPIVQDLLVTHYDNIQNSSILQKITSPKDQALLLNGLRKFVVYFKNVNFQLYQKLQIRLNSIVEMFTSSLLREIDHHFSNETFEECHALIDSLHLLGEPAFDLTTRTGDHVDNMELILEFFINKFADDYSILYEVKETDIFLNVIGTSLQNERGVVKGYQLQFVKLDEVFEKLIVIFDREFTILEHIFRPDVDGEISEVPIVLKLVETFLNNYLIGRFVDELITRAKEIDESEIIEFNQLVQARSISDSVLNEDSQNPWAQNNCVRSNSTQISGGHSCGDGNGLISENQYFNVMNESSLYFQLVPYLYNKISLTFSKVRYPADSKIIDYPKLISELINFYYGQYSSEFIDLLPRQCHFSLIQLINRWQEELKKQEQSQENEIMQFVDEEQDTKGKKGFLLTSGKDILTGFTSIFKGSVQKEEAQRVSETLEYSNRSQDQNAQQKRLTRFAAKLEILSHNLDNIKSLVSVDLTILILQHVKNTFLLLLSLGDSSHLNKETEKKIATTCQEVFTDSVVTLTNGHVKIGFDEAIHRLKVYNPIDQGAQIAVEPLKMFVELVNNADLVNEMLKIFYQEELIDKHLVISKEKSKKDFLMVNNCEKSMSKLETLLDTYVADGLNTGIEVLMNEISYITMVELDEGIYSIRNEQDLLRKHLDPGVPTSFAQKTIQVLRVHVNMLIGSIDKSIIDVFRQEIGERFVNDLVKLINKKLTISTIGAMFLINDLNFMYNFFLELKLKPIVNYFIALRQIAQLYLIDSENSNEIGKLVVRIGKDNGMFTQEEVYEFVTRRADWERIKKHVDKIIYGLQLQDCIIM from the coding sequence ATGGCCGATCTCTTATCGGGGTCCTTACTTGAAAACTCCGATCTCTTGGTGTTACATTCCACTCGACCTCTCAACATGATTCCTTTGGTAGTTATTAAACTAGTCTCAAGAAACCTACCAGATGTCAAGGACGTTCTCAACTTCAGTATAATCAATAGGCAAGTTTATAACTTGGTAATGAAAGACGAGGTCTTATGGAtaaattttttgaagcGGATAAGGATCTGGAAGAACGGTAAGGTTGAAACTTCCGAAATTGTGGATGATTTACTACTTAGTATGAAGATATCTGTTGGCAATCCCTCGTTAGCTTTTCAACAATTCAAAGTCTGTTATACTATGTATAAACCAATAGTTCAGGATCTCTTAGTAACACACTATGATAATATTCAAAACTCTAGCATTCTACAGAAAATCACTTCTCCCAAGGATCAAGCATTGTTGCTTAATGGACTTCGAAAATTTGTTGTGTATTTCAAGAATGTTAATTTTCAGCTATACCAAAAATTGCAAATACGTCTCAATTCAATTGTGGAAATGTTCACAAGTAGTCTATTAAGAGAGATAGATCATCATTTTTCcaatgaaacttttgagGAGTGTCATGCTCTTATAGACTCCCTTCACCTTTTGGGAGAGCCTGCATTTGACTTAACAACTAGAACTGGTGATCATGTTGACAACATGGAATTAATCTTAGAATTCTTCATTAACAAGTTTGCCGACGATTATTCAATCCTTTACGAGGTAAAAGAAACGGACATATTTCTCAACGTTATTGGTACATCTCTACAGAATGAAAGAGGGGTGGTCAAGGGTTATCAACTGCAATTTGTGAAACTGGATGaggtttttgaaaagctcaTAGTCATTTTTGATAGAGAGTTCACTATACTTGAACACATTTTCAGACCTGATGTTGATGGTGAAATCAGTGAAGTTCCTATAGTGTTGAAGCTGGTTGAAACATTTTTGAATAACTATTTAATAGGAAGGTTTGTTGACGAGTTGATAACGCGggcaaaagaaattgatgaaagtgaAATTATTGAATTTAATCAACTAGTTCAAGCAAGAAGTATTTCAGATAGTGTTTTGAACGAAGACTCTCAGAATCCCTGGGCTCAAAATAATTGTGTTCggtcaaattcaactcAAATCTCAGGGGGCCATAGTTGCGGTGATGGAAATGGATTAATTAGTGAAAATCAATACTTCAATGTGATGAATGAATCTTCTCTCTATTTTCAATTGGTGCCTTATTTGTATAACAAGATATCTCTtactttttcaaaagttcgTTATCCTGCGGATTCAAAGATTATTGACTACCCCAAACTGATATCTGAATTGATTAATTTCTACTATGGTCAGTATTCCTCCGAATTTATTGATCTGCTTCCTCGACAGTGtcatttctctttgattcaattgataAATAGGTGGCAGGAGGAACTTAAAAAACAAGAACAGTCtcaagaaaatgagataATGCAGTTTGTGGACGAGGAGCAGGATACAAAAGGGAAGAAAGGATTTCTTCTAACTTCAGGCAAAGATATTTTGACTGGATTCACTAGCATTTTCAAAGGTAGTGTTCAAAAAGAGGAGGCTCAGAGGGTATCAGAAACACTGGAGTATTCGAATCGGAGTCAGGATCAGAATGCTCAGCAAAAGCGTCTGACTAGATTTGCGGCCAAATTAGAGATACTCTCTCATAACCTTGACAATATTAAATCTCTCGTTAGCGTCGATTTGACGATCTTGATTTTACAACATGTGAAAAACACATTCCTATTGTTACTCTCTCTAGGTGACAGTTCACATCTCAACAAGGAAACTGAAAAGAAGATTGCAACAACTTGCCAAGAAGTTTTCACTGATAGTGTGGTGACGTTAACAAATGGGCACGTAAAGATAGGATTTGATGAAGCAATCCATAGACTGAAAGTATACaatccaattgatcaaggTGCACAAATTGCTGTAGAGCCACTCAAAATGTTTGTCGAATTGGTCAATAATGCTGATTTAGTTAACGaaatgttgaaaatattCTATCAAGAAGAACTTATTGATAAACATTTGGTGATatcaaaggaaaagagTAAAAAGGACTTTTTAATGGTTAATAACTGTGAAAAGTCTATGAGCAAACTGGAAACTCTTTTGGACACATATGTGGCTGACGGCCTGAATACTGGTATCGAGGTTCTTATGAATGAAATTAGTTATATCACCATGGTAGAATTAGATGAGGGAATCTATAGTATTAGGAATGAACAGGATCTTTTGAGAAAGCATCTGGATCCAGGTGTTCCCACGAGTTTTGCCCAGAAGACTATTCAAGTGCTCAGAGTTCATGTCAATATGCTTATTGGAAGCATTGATAAATCCATTATTGATGTGTTCAGGCAAGAGATTGGTGAGAGATTTGTTAACGATCTAGTTAAACTTATTAATAAGAAACTAACAATAAGCACAATCGGAGCAATGTTTCTTATCAATGACCTAAACTTTATGtacaactttttcttggaattaAAACTAAAACCAATTGTGAACTACTTTATAGCACTGCGGCAAATTGCACAGCTCTATTTGATTGATAGCGAGAACTCAAACGAAATCGGAAAATTGGTAGTgagaattggaaaagacaATGGAATGTTTACTCAGGAAGAAGTATATGAGTTCGTTACTAGGAGAGCAGACTGGGAAAGAATTAAAAAACATGTTGACAAAATCATCTATGGGCTACAATTGCAGGATTGTATTATTATGTAA
- a CDS encoding Mitochondrial inner membrane half-type ATP-binding cassette (ABC) transporter, with product MISVSRAGLNLIYRRAIFANRIVGNRYYNELRHGNYTNYNMSQPSQLLPEKRYSSTSSSAGFSDRKTAPIPSSKQSNPKDVLNLIRLARPEAKLFGAALGCLVITSGVSMMFPSVIGKIIDTCSTDIHSDTINLFNSVEVTSYTFYIGLGCIFVVGSFANYGRILILRRIGENVIKRLRVSLVSNLLRQKMIFWDIHKSGDLISRIVNDVTIISRSISQNLNDGLRSMISGLVGLTMMFLISSKLTCYMILVIPPLALLALVLGKRLKSVSKLIQQQLGNLTKVIEQQFHSVKTIQSFNKEYREIGAFTHEATELYKLSMEEARVSGYFYATTGFIGNSTIILLLIIGVNMIKTGQITLGDLSSFLMYGIYTGSSVFQLSNFYTELMKGVGASERVLSLLNESKVQSAKETPTNVAGPVNLNGEIHFKNLTFKYPSRPEVTIFNDLDLKIAKNSHVCLVGPSGCGKSSIASLLLKFYDIPESSKIVINGQDISQISLQQLRTHIGYVQQEPVLIAGTIKQNLLYGLDEETASSISDEHLHHVIEITNCSFVFNLPHKLETMVDSSINTTLSGGQKQRLAFARAIMNDPDILVLDEATSALDSASEAAIHKIFSERSAQGKTTISIAHRLSTIRMAEECIVFNGKGEVIERGHISMLLNKNDSELNKLLRNTQHT from the coding sequence ATGATCTCGGTTTCTAGAGCCGGGCTCAACCTCATATACCGTCGAGCTATATTTGCTAACAGAATAGTTGGCAATCGATATTATAATGAATTAAGGCATGGCAACTATACCAATTACAACATGTCGCAACCCAGCCAGCTGCTCCCTGAAAAAAGATATAGTTCCACTTCTTCATCCGCTGGCTTCTCCGATAGAAAAACGGCACCAATACCATCATCAAAACAGTCCAATCCAAAAGATGTACTTAACTTAATCAGATTAGCGAGGCCAGAGGCGAAGCTTTTTGGTGCTGCGTTGGGCTGCCTAGTTATAACATCTGGCGTCAGCATGATGTTCCCCTCGGTGATTGGCAAAATTATAGACACTTGCTCTACTGATATTCATAGTGATACGATAAACCTGTTCAATAGTGTCGAAGTAACATCATACACGTTTTACATTGGTTTGGGGTGTATCTTTGTCGTCGGATCGTTTGCTAATTATGgaagaattttgattcTCAGAAGGATTGGTGAAAATGTTATTAAGAGACTAAGAGTCAGTCTCGTATCTAATTTACTTCGCCAAAAAATGATCTTCTGGGATATTCACAAATCAGGCGATCTAATTTCTCGGATCGTTAACGATGTGACAATTATTAGCCGTTCCATATCGCAGAATTTGAACGATGGGTTAAGGTCAATGATTAGTGGTTTAGTAGGGCTAACCATGatgttcttgatctctAGTAAACTGACATGCTACATGATTCTGGTAATACCTCCTTTAGCCCTGTTAGCTTTGGTTCTAGGAAAACGTTTGAAATCTGTATCAAAGCtaattcaacaacaacttgGAAATCTCACCAAGGTTATCGAGCAACAGTTCCATTCAGTGAAAACaattcaatctttcaacaaagagTATAGAGAGATAGGAGCATTCACTCATGAAGCAACAGAACTGTATAAACTATCTATGGAGGAAGCTCGAGTATCTGGGTATTTTTATGCTACAACCGGCTTCATAGGCAACTCCACTATAATTTTGCTACTGATAATTGGTGTTAACATGATCAAGACTGGCCAGATAACGTTAGGTGAtctctcttcttttcttaTGTATGGGATATATACTGGATCAtcagtttttcaactttccaatttttACACCGAACTGATGAAGGGCGTTGGCGCTTCAGAACGGGTATTAAGTTTGCTTAACGAGTCTAAAGTACAGTCTGCTAAAGAAACACCTACAAATGTTGCCGGCCCAGTCAATTTGAATGGAGAAATTCACTTCAAAAACCTGACATTTAAGTATCCAAGTCGACCTGAGGTCACTATCTTTAATGATCTGGATCTAAAGATCGCTAAAAATTCTCATGTTTGTTTGGTTGGACCAAGTGGATGTGGTAAATCATCCATTGCATCTCTTTTATTGAAATTTTATGATATCCCCGAATCCAGTAAAATTGTCATCAACGGGCAAGACATTTCTCAGATCTCTCTTCAACAGTTACGAACTCATATTGGATACGTGCAACAAGAGCCTGTACTTATAGCTGGAACAATaaaacaaaatcttctttaCGGGCTTGATGAAGAGACTGCTTCAAGCATATCAGACGAGCACCTGCATCATGTTATAGAAATAACTAATTGTTCCTTCGTGTTCAACCTTCCTCATAAATTGGAAACAATGGTTGATAGCAGTATCAATACTACTTTGTCCGGTGGGCAGAAACAAAGGCTAGCTTTTGCTAGAGCCATTATGAACGATCCGGATATTCTTGTACTTGATGAAGCCACCTCTGCCCTGGATTCCGCCTCTGAAGCTGCTATACACAAAATATTCAGCGAGCGTTCTGCTCAAGGGAAAACCACCATCTCTATAGCTCACAGATTAAGCACTATCCGCATGGCAGAGGAATGCATCGTGTTCAATGGCAAAGGCGAGGTCATCGAGAGAGGCCACATTTCAATGCTTTTAAATAAAAATGACAGCGAGCTTAACAAGCTTCTTCGTAATACTCAACATACATAA
- a CDS encoding Component, with Yta12p, of the mitochondrial inner membrane m-AAA protease encodes MFKSKLRFVSFGPPIRHLARSGLPSLKLMNSPSSNFHLRILLRPFSVQRLAQFQSSKLTLQDQESNNKHKKDDKNKKDGGKSNFSFTEYVKTKEFRNTMILSFLLTLTMSLMSPTDTSNQLTFQDFKTKYLEKGLVKKLYVINRNFVEAELVTSGSAHSIGMNSNTLNVFGKQVVGFSIGSVEYFEEQLETIQDKLNIPLDERIPVQYIERTGILSYILPFVPTALLLGGLYWLTFKMKAGKGGPGGPGGGIFNVGKSKAKLFNQEKDIKVKFKDVAGCDEAKEEIMEFVQFLKNPKKYEKLGAKIPRGAILSGPPGTGKTLLAKATAGEAGVPFLSVSGSEFVEMFVGVGASRVRDLFQQARKMAPSIIFVDEIDAIGRERSKSGSMGGNDEKEATLNQLLVEMDGFDSSDHVVVLAGTNRADVLDKALLRPGRFDRHISIDRPDIEGRKDIYKVHLRHIKLAEALTDEFAGKLAALTPGFAGADIANCCNEAALIAARTDSDSVAFKHFEMAIERVIAGLERKSRILSPEEKKTVAYHEAGHAICGWYLEHADPLLKVSIIPRGQGALGYAQYLPPDQFLITEIQLLHRMIMALGGRVSEELHFPSVTTGGSDDFSKVTNMATQMIKRLGMSKKLGTITFESNNNSNGFQVHKPFSEYTAEQIDDELRSMINYAHERCKKLLTEKLHEVDLVAKELLQKEVITRHDSD; translated from the coding sequence ATGTTCAAGTCCAAACTCCGTTTTGTTTCGTTTGGTCCACCGATCAGACACCTGGCTAGGTCAGGCTTACCTTCATTGAAACTTATGAACAGCCCAAgttcaaattttcatttGAGGATTTTGCTTCGACCATTCTCTGTTCAGAGACTTGCACAATTTCAATCCTCAAAGTTGACTTTACAAGATCAGGAATCTAACAACAAACATAAGAAGGATGACAAAAATAAGAAGGATGGTGGCAAGTCAAATTTCAGTTTTACTGAATATGTGAAGACTAAAGAATTTAGAAATACAATGATTTTGTCCTTTTTGTTGACTTTAACAATGAGTTTGATGAGTCCCACAGACACCTCTAATCAGCTCACTTTTCAAGACTTCAAAACCAAGTACTTGGAGAAAGGATTAGTAAAGAAGCTGTATGTGATAAATCGTAATTTTGTCGAAGCCGAGCTAGTCACCTCCGGCAGTGCTCACTCTATCGGTATGAACTCAAACACTTTGAATGTTTTTGGCAAACAAGTTGTAGGCTTTTCTATTGGATCTGTTGAGTACTTTGAGGAGCAGTTAGAAACAATCCAGGACAAATTGAATATTCCATTGGATGAGAGAATCCCAGTACAGTATATTGAAAGGACCGGAATTCTAAGTTATATTCTTCCTTTCGTACCAACTGCCCTTCTTCTGGGGGGTCTATACTGGCTaactttcaaaatgaaagcCGGAAAGGGTGGTCCTGGTGGCCCAGGTGGAGGCATTTTCAATGTAGGAAAATCTAAGGCTAAGCTTTTTAATCAAGAGAAAGACATCAAAGTGAAATTTAAAGACGTGGCGGGTTGCGATGAAGctaaagaagaaattatGGAATTCGTTCAGTTCCTGAAGAATCCTAAGAAATATGAGAAACTAGGAGCAAAAATTCCAAGAGGTGCAATTCTTTCTGGTCCTCCAGGTACTGGTAAGACATTGCTAGCGAAGGCAACTGCTGGCGAAGCTGGAGTTCCATTTTTGTCTGTTTCGGGTTCTGAGTTTGTGGAAATGTTTGTGGGTGTTGGAGCTTCCCGAGTTCGTGATTTATTTCAGCAAGCTAGAAAGATGGCGCCATCTATCATATtcgttgatgaaattgatgcGATCGGTCGAGAACGTAGTAAGAGTGGTTCCATGGGAGGTAACGATGAAAAAGAGGCAACTTTAAATCAGCTACTAGTCGAGATGGATGGTTTTGATAGTTCTGACCATGTTGTTGTCTTGGCTGGTACAAACAGAGCTGATGTTTTGGATAAAGCTCTGTTGAGACCCGGTCGTTTTGATAGGCATATCAGCATTGATAGACCTGATATTGAAGGAAGGAAAGATATTTATAAAGTCCACTTGCGCCATATTAAGCTGGCAGAAGCTTTAACTGATGAGTTTGCCGGTAAACTAGCTGCTTTGACCCCTGGGTTTGCTGGTGCTGATATCGCCAACTGTTGTAATGAAGCAGCATTAATCGCTGCCCGAACAGATTCTGACTCCGTGGCATTCAAACATTTCGAAATGGCGATTGAAAGAGTTATTGCtggtttggaaagaaagtcCCGAATTCTTTCCcctgaagaaaagaagactGTGGCTTACCATGAAGCCGGGCATGCCATCTGCGGATGGTACTTGGAACACGCAGACCCGTTGCTGAAAGTCTCTATTATTCCTAGAGGTCAGGGTGCTTTGGGATATGCCCAATATCTTCCACCagatcaatttttgatCACAGAGATACAACTATTGCACCGGATGATCATGGCTCTGGGAGGAAGGGTATCGGAAGAATTACATTTTCCGTCTGTGACAACTGGAGGCTCAGATGACTTTAGCAAGGTAACAAATATGGCTACTCAAATGATCAAGAGGCTGGGTATGTCTAAGAAGTTGGGAACTATCACTTTCGAGTCGAATAATAATTCAAATGGATTTCAAGTACACAAACCCTTCAGTGAATATACAGCTGAGCAAATTGATGACGAGCTTCGATCCATGATCAACTATGCTCATGAAAGATGTAAAAAGTTGCTAACTGAGAAGCTACACGAGGTTGATCTGGTTGCAAAGGAGCTTTTGCAAAAAGAGGTGATAACAAGGCACGACAGTGATTAG
- a CDS encoding Mu1-like medium subunit of the clathrin-associated protein complex (AP-1), whose amino-acid sequence MASSIHFLDIKGKPLLTKDYKGDIPVTALERFPLLVLQGSSDEYNTKPVFQDRGVSYAYLIHNDLYVLALARGNVNIYSIMVFLRRLIEVLESYVKRLVEESIRDNFSIIYELLDEMVDFGTPQISDVQMLKQYIKVKHFKLEELINPIKALDNDQKVKVPMALTNSISWRSEGISYKKNEAFLDVVEAINMTLTTTGQVITSEILGKIKIRSQLSGMPDLRLGINEKFLNAGLDRLNGGPDNVTNDFGLEDIKFHQCVRLAKFENDKIITFIPPDGEFELMTYRILSPPNLVPLILVDYKLQNHSNTRLELFVRLKTNFKRRLTCTNLELLIPCPDDIDSPSFQTSATTSKCKIKYVPEKSAILWRFKSIPGGKDYSMIAELNLPSVKLQENVDQLKKITKKPIKVNFQIPYFTTSGLQVRYLRINEPKLQYKSYPWVRYVTQSGDDYIIRMK is encoded by the coding sequence ATGGCCTCTTCAATCCATTTTTTAGATATTAAGGGCAAACCCTTGCTCACCAAAGACTACAAGGGGGACATACCTGTAACTGCACTGGAACGGTTCCCTCTTTTAGTACTTCAAGGCTCTTCGGATGAGTATAACACTAAACCTGTTTTCCAGGATAGAGGTGTCAGTTATGCCTACTTGATCCACAATGATTTGTACGTATTGGCACTTGCTCGGGGCAATGTCAATATATATTCGATAATGGTTTTTTTGAGGCGTCTAATAGAGGTTCTTGAAAGTTACGTCAAGCGGTTGGTCGAGGAGAGTATACGAGACAATTTCAGCATTATTTACGAGTTGCTGGACGAGATGGTTGACTTTGGAACGCCACAAATTTCTGATGTTCAAATGCTCAAACAGTATATCAAAGTGAAACATTTCAAGCTGGAGGAATTGATCAACCCTATCAAGGCACTAGACAACGATCAAAAAGTCAAAGTCCCCATGGCCCTGACCAACAGTATCAGCTGGAGAAGTGAAGGAATTTCCTATAAAAAAAATGAGGCATTCCTGGATGTGGTAGAAGCCATCAATATGACACTGACGACCACTGGTCAAGTGATTACCAGCGAGATATTGGGAAAGATCAAGATACGGTCACAATTATCTGGAATGCCTGACCTGAGATTAGGCATCAacgaaaagtttttgaatgCTGGGTTAGACCGTCTTAATGGCGGTCCTGACAACGTAACTAATGACTTTGGGTTGGAGGATAtaaaatttcatcaatgtgTCCGGTTagcaaaatttgaaaatgataagaTTATAACGTTTATTCCACCTGATGGGGAGTTTGAGCTCATGACCTACCGCATTCTGTCTCCTCCCAATCTTGTACCACTAATACTTGTGGATTATAAGCTACAGAATCATTCGAACACAAGACTGGAATTGTTCGTGCGTCTGAAAACTAACTTCAAACGTCGCCTCACATGCACTAATTTGGAATTGCTAATTCCTTGTCCCGATGACATTGATTCCCCCTCATTTCAAACCTCGGCCACTACTTCAAAGTGTAAGATCAAATATGTGCCTGAAAAGTCTGCTATTCTCTGGCGATTTAAATCTATTCCAGGGGGTAAAGATTATTCGATGATAGCTGAGTTAAACCTTCCTTCAGTCAAGCTTCAGGAGAATGTTGACCAGCTTAAGAAAATTACAAAAAAACCTATAAAAGTCAACTTTCAGATTCCCTATTTTACAACATCAGGGCTTCAGGTCCGCTATCTTCGTATCAATGAGCCGAAACTTCAATATAAGTCGTACCCCTGGGTACGTTACGTAACACAGAGTGGTGATGACTACATAATCAGGATGAAGTAA
- a CDS encoding L-homoserine-O-acetyltransferase, catalyzes the conversion of homoserine to O-acetyl homoserine yields MRYQEVHEPENPFSLLVKGQTIVEIPQVQLESGETLHNVPVAFKTWGKLNKEGTNCMVICHALTGSSDVVDWWGPLLGKGKAFDPSKFFIVCLNSLGSPYGSCSPVTRDPAVNELYGPEFPLVSVRDDVNIHRLILNDLGVKQVAIVIGGSMGGMLALEWCFFGLSYVLNCVVLATSAKHSAWCISWGEAQRQSIYSDPKYDDGYYPLEDPPIQGLGAARMSALLTYRSRNSFEERFGRGAPTPQMREKSLRTSVITDAIEAPAVSEDNCAVHNDGHYSYSSSTKVRSRSLSSNNFSLLDVKEDTSSIVNQHGVGQRTRRRPQHYFSAQSYLRYQAAKFSQRFDANCYISITRKLDTHDVGRNRPEFHNSTIEALQSLEQNFLVVGIQSDALFTYSEQVFIAKHVKNSKLCKIDSPEGHDAFLLEFEAINKLILEFEIEHVPELLMQTSDDSWSDSELGNTKESIFGEVEDPTSW; encoded by the coding sequence ATGAGATACCAGGAGGTTCATGAGCCCGAAAACCCATTCTCACTTCTAGTAAAAGGTCAGACAATAGTGGAAATACCTCAAGTGCAGTTGGAAAGCGGCGAAACTTTGCACAATGTTCCGGTAGCTTTCAAAACCTGGGGGAAGCTTAACAAAGAAGGCACCAATTGCATGGTGATCTGCCATGCTTTAACGGGTTCCAGTGATGTAGTTGATTGGTGGGGACCTTTGTTAGGTAAGGGCAAGGCATTTGATCCCAGCAAGTTTTTTATTGTGTGCTTGAATTCTTTAGGAAGTCCTTATGGGTCCTGTTCTCCAGTAACTAGAGATCCGGCAGTTAATGAACTATATGGTCCAGAATTCCCCCTTGTATCAGTCAGAGATGATGTGAATATACATAGACTGATTCTAAATGATCTTGGTGTCAAGCAGGTCGCAATAGTAATAGGAGGATCTATGGGTGGAATGCTTGCTTTAGAATGGTGCTTTTTTGGTCTATCGTATGTCCTCAACTGCGTCGTTTTGGCCACCAGTGCTAAGCATAGTGCATGGTGTATATCTTGGGGAGAAGCCCAAAGACAAAGTATATACAGTGATCCCAAATATGATGACGGTTATTACCCACTGGAAGATCCACCTATTCAAGGATTGGGAGCTGCTAGAATGAGCGCTTTGTTGACTTATCGTTCTCGCAACTCTTTCGAAGAACGTTTTGGACGAGGAGCCCCAACGCCACAAATGAGAGAAAAGTCTCTTCGAACTTCCGTCATAACTGATGCCATTGAAGCACCTGCTGTTAGCGAAGATAACTGCGCTGTACATAACGATGGACATTATTCATACTCTTCATCCACCAAAGTTAGATCAAGATCTCTGTCTTCGAACAATTTTAGTCTTTTAGATGTGAAAGAGGACACAAGTAGTATTGTCAACCAACATGGCGTTGGTCAACGTACCCGCCGTCGTCCACAGCATTATTTTTCTGCTCAAAGTTACTTAAGGTACCAGGCAGCCAAGTTCagtcaaagatttgatgcTAATTGTTATATATCCATTACAAGGAAATTGGACACACATGACGTGGGAAGGAACAGACCTGAATTTCATAACTCCACAATAGAGGCTCTCCAATCGTTAGAACAGAATTTCCTTGTAGTAGGCATACAATCTGATGCCCTGTTTACATACTCAGAACAGGTTTTCATAGCAAAACACGTTAAGAATTCCAAGTTATGCAAAATTGACTCTCCAGAGGGCCATGATGCGTTTTTATTAGAGTTCGAAGCAATTAACAAGCTGATTCTAGAATTTGAAATCGAACACGTTCCTGAACTTCTAATGCAAACCTCCGACGATTCTTGGTCGGATTCTGAACTAGGAAACACTAAGGAGAGCATATTCGGTGAAGTTGAGGATCCGACGTCGTGGTAA